The following is a genomic window from Mycobacterium parmense.
CGGGTTCGCAACTTCAAGTACCCGACGACCTGGTGCGCCTGTCGGTCGGCATCGAAGACGTCGCCGATCTGCTCGGCGATCTCGAGCAGGCGCTGGCGTAGTCGCCGCGACTACGCGTGGTAGGGCTCCGCGCTGATCAGCGTGACCTCGACGGTGCTGCCGTTGGGCACGACATAGCTGCGGGTCTCGCCCACCTTGGCGTCGATCAGCGCCCCGCCCAGCGGCGAGTTGGGCGAGTAGACCTCGAGCTTGCCGTCGTTGACGCCTTCCTGGCGGGTGGCGATCAGGAACGTCTCGGTGTCGGACTTGTCGCCGTCGTAGTAGACCTTGACCACCGAACCGGGCAGCGCCACTCCGGACTGCTTGGGCGCCTCGCCGACCTTCGCGTTGTTCAGCAGGTCCTGCAGCTGGCGGATGCGCGCCTCCTGCTGACCCTGCTCCTCGCGGGCGGCGTGGTAGCCGCCGTTCTCGCGCAGGTCGCCCTCCTCGCGCCGGTCGTTGATCTCCGCGGCGATGACCGGACGATTCGCGATCAGCTGGTCGAGCTCGGCCTTGAGTCGGTCATGTGACTCCTGGGTCAGCCAGGTCACCTGAGTATCCGTCATCTCGTCGTGCTCCTCTTATTGTCGTTCCGCGCATCCGCGTGAGCTCTCGAACTCCGCCGCCGGGTAACCGGGATTGTGCCCGCGTGCTGCGGTCCGTTGTTCTCACGGCCATTAATGCAGCAATACACGGTCCCAGCTGGAACCGTGCATTCATCCATGTTACCACCGCGCAAACAGATGATGACCCTGAAAATTCGCAGCTGAGCCTCCGCGGGACGGTCAGCCCGGGCGCAGGTAGCCGGGCACGTCGGTGCCGCAACCGTAGATATCGGCCATCACCGGAGGCTTGCTGGACTTGAGCGTCGTCGTCACCTGCACCGTGGATTCTCGGGACGGAGCGACCAATACCTCCCGCCTGCCCGTCTCTGCGCCGTCCTCGGACCGCACCCGGACGATGCAGTCCACCGGACGCGCCGGGTCGGATCGGGTCACGCTGATCGTTACCGACGCCGTCTGGGCGTCGATCACCCGTAGCCGGCCAGTGACCCCGTGACGTCGCTGGTAGCCAGCCGCTGGTAGCCGATGACGGCGACCGCGACGCCCGCCGCGATCACCAGCGCGGACCCGACGATCACCAGGCGGTGCCGGGAGACGCGCGACAGCCGGGGCCGCCCGTAGCGGCTTTCGGGGCGTGGCGGAGGAATTTCGG
Proteins encoded in this region:
- the greA gene encoding transcription elongation factor GreA — encoded protein: MTDTQVTWLTQESHDRLKAELDQLIANRPVIAAEINDRREEGDLRENGGYHAAREEQGQQEARIRQLQDLLNNAKVGEAPKQSGVALPGSVVKVYYDGDKSDTETFLIATRQEGVNDGKLEVYSPNSPLGGALIDAKVGETRSYVVPNGSTVEVTLISAEPYHA